In Xanthomonas sacchari, a genomic segment contains:
- a CDS encoding DUF2066 domain-containing protein — MRRSLAFLLSFALCLPAATALAQAELRTEGDVAGATGPYDAEVPVNSQSEADRNGALARALGVVLGKISGDKGVMSRPGVTQALRNAKNLVDTFDYRQDQGTSPSGAPTFRTILVARFRPQDVDGLAAALGLPVWPQPRPKPVVWLAIDDGSGPRLVGVQQSNAARSLLDRAIERGFRLGLPTGNAAEQALAGAIWRQDTAAVASASSRYSPPMQLIGKLYRGKAGGWTADWTFVDGGKVLSTWSASDADARRAMASGADGAADALVKRYAKAVSAGPAGIYRVVITGIRNADDYLRASAALQNASVVRRIVPIRADGDRLELDLDLLSGVSGLNRMLGPDAALQPVVAPVEGPVILTSEPTEYRLK; from the coding sequence ATGCGCCGCAGCCTTGCCTTCCTCCTGTCTTTCGCACTGTGCCTGCCCGCCGCGACCGCCCTGGCCCAGGCCGAGTTGCGCACCGAGGGCGACGTGGCCGGCGCTACCGGTCCCTACGACGCCGAGGTGCCGGTCAACAGCCAGAGCGAGGCCGACCGCAACGGCGCCCTGGCCCGCGCGCTCGGCGTGGTACTGGGCAAGATCTCCGGCGACAAGGGGGTGATGTCGCGGCCCGGGGTGACCCAGGCGCTGCGCAACGCCAAGAACCTGGTCGATACCTTCGACTACCGCCAGGACCAGGGCACCTCGCCGAGCGGCGCGCCGACCTTCCGCACCATCCTGGTGGCGCGCTTCCGCCCGCAGGACGTGGACGGGCTGGCCGCGGCGCTGGGCCTGCCGGTGTGGCCGCAGCCGCGGCCCAAGCCGGTGGTGTGGCTGGCCATCGACGACGGCAGCGGCCCGCGCCTGGTCGGCGTGCAACAGTCCAACGCCGCGCGCAGCCTGCTCGACCGCGCGATCGAGCGCGGCTTCCGCCTCGGCCTGCCCACCGGCAACGCCGCCGAGCAGGCCCTGGCCGGCGCGATCTGGCGCCAGGACACCGCGGCGGTGGCCAGCGCCTCGTCGCGCTACAGCCCGCCGATGCAGCTGATCGGCAAGCTGTACCGCGGCAAGGCCGGCGGCTGGACCGCCGACTGGACCTTCGTGGACGGCGGCAAGGTGCTGTCGACCTGGTCGGCCAGCGACGCCGACGCGCGCCGCGCCATGGCCAGCGGCGCCGACGGTGCCGCCGACGCCCTGGTCAAGCGCTACGCCAAGGCGGTCAGCGCCGGCCCGGCCGGGATCTACCGGGTGGTGATCACCGGCATCCGCAACGCCGACGACTACCTGCGCGCGTCCGCCGCGCTGCAGAACGCCTCGGTGGTGCGGCGCATCGTGCCGATCCGCGCCGACGGCGATCGCCTGGAGCTGGACCTGGACCTGCTCAGCGGCGTGTCCGGGCTGAACCGCATGCTCGGCCCGGACGCCGCGCTGCAGCCGGTGGTGGCGCCGGTCGAGGGTCCGGTGATCCTCACCAGCGAACCCACGGAGTACCGCCTGAAATGA
- a CDS encoding AI-2E family transporter, giving the protein MTLSPEAEIALFLRRLKWTAVIFGVLWVVWLLAPILTPFVLALLLGWLGDPLVDRLERAGRSRNMAVTLVFVLMVLLLVLALVILVPMLERQIVTFIDVLPQARDWFIGTAIPWAEHKTGLELMGWLDPERLIDWIRGHWQQAGGVAATFFGYLSRSGFAMVTWVVNLVLLPILTFYFLRDWDLLVARVAITIPRNHVGTITRLAQQSNEVLGAFIRGQFLVMLALGVIYAGGLTLVGLKLGLLIGIVAGLISFIPYLGATTGILLAVLAALVQAKGLDLQLLILVGVVFTVGQLLESYVLTPRIVGDKIGLHPVAVIFAVMAGGQLFGFLGMLLALPVAAVANVLLHYLHEQYRQSDLYAGEKSAILLDTVTERTTIIELPPRSPEQP; this is encoded by the coding sequence ATGACCTTGTCGCCCGAAGCCGAGATCGCGCTGTTCCTGCGCCGCCTGAAATGGACGGCGGTGATCTTCGGCGTGCTGTGGGTGGTATGGCTGCTGGCGCCGATCCTGACCCCGTTCGTGCTGGCGCTGCTGCTCGGCTGGCTCGGCGACCCGCTGGTGGACCGGCTGGAACGCGCCGGGCGCTCGCGCAACATGGCGGTGACCCTGGTGTTCGTGCTGATGGTGCTGCTGCTGGTGCTGGCACTGGTGATCCTGGTGCCGATGCTGGAACGGCAGATCGTCACCTTCATCGACGTGCTGCCGCAGGCGCGCGACTGGTTCATCGGCACCGCGATCCCCTGGGCCGAGCACAAGACCGGGCTGGAACTGATGGGCTGGCTGGACCCGGAGCGGCTGATCGACTGGATCCGCGGGCACTGGCAGCAGGCCGGCGGCGTCGCCGCGACCTTCTTCGGCTACCTGTCGCGCTCGGGGTTCGCGATGGTGACCTGGGTGGTCAACCTGGTGCTGCTGCCGATCCTGACCTTCTACTTCCTGCGCGACTGGGACCTGCTGGTCGCGCGCGTGGCGATCACCATCCCGCGCAACCACGTCGGCACGATCACCCGCCTGGCGCAGCAGTCCAACGAGGTGCTGGGCGCGTTCATCCGCGGCCAGTTCCTGGTGATGCTGGCGCTGGGGGTGATCTACGCCGGCGGCCTGACCCTGGTCGGGCTCAAGCTCGGCCTGTTGATCGGCATCGTCGCCGGCCTGATCAGCTTCATCCCCTACCTGGGCGCGACCACCGGCATCCTGCTGGCGGTGCTGGCCGCGCTGGTGCAGGCCAAGGGCCTGGACCTGCAATTGCTGATCCTGGTCGGCGTGGTGTTCACCGTCGGCCAGTTGCTGGAGAGCTACGTGCTGACCCCGCGCATCGTCGGCGACAAGATCGGCCTGCACCCGGTGGCGGTGATCTTCGCGGTGATGGCCGGCGGCCAGCTGTTCGGCTTCCTCGGCATGCTGCTGGCGCTGCCGGTGGCGGCGGTGGCCAACGTGCTGTTGCACTACCTGCACGAGCAGTACCGGCAGAGCGATCTGTATGCGGGCGAGAAGTCGGCGATCCTGCTGGACACCGTCACCGAGCGCACCACCATCATCGAACTGCCGCCGCGCAGCCCCGAGCAGCCGTGA
- the hda gene encoding DnaA regulatory inactivator Hda, giving the protein MSVPQLPLALRYPPEQRLDRYLGAPAGLLAQLQAVADGAADDWVYLSGPAGTGKTHLALALCAAAEQAGRSAAYLPLQAAAGRLRDALEALEGRDLVALDGLEAIAGQREDEVALFDFHNRARSAGVTLLYTAQAMPDGLALSLPDLRSRLAQCTRIALAPLDDAGRAAVLRERAQRRGLVLEDAAIDWLLTHAGRDLAGLIGLLERLDRESLAAQRRVTVPFLRRVLEGLGIGSGELGVGKS; this is encoded by the coding sequence GTGAGCGTGCCGCAACTGCCGCTGGCCCTGCGCTATCCGCCGGAACAGCGCCTGGACCGCTACCTGGGCGCGCCGGCCGGGCTGCTGGCGCAGTTGCAGGCGGTCGCCGACGGCGCCGCCGACGACTGGGTGTATCTGTCCGGCCCCGCCGGCACCGGCAAGACCCACCTGGCCCTGGCGCTGTGCGCGGCGGCCGAACAGGCCGGGCGCAGCGCCGCCTACCTGCCGCTGCAGGCCGCCGCCGGGCGCCTGCGCGACGCGCTGGAAGCATTGGAAGGACGCGACCTGGTCGCGCTCGACGGGCTGGAAGCGATCGCCGGGCAGCGCGAGGACGAGGTGGCGCTGTTCGATTTCCACAACCGCGCGCGCAGCGCCGGGGTGACCCTCCTGTACACCGCCCAGGCGATGCCCGACGGCCTGGCGCTCAGCCTGCCGGACCTGCGCTCGCGGCTGGCGCAGTGCACCCGCATCGCCCTGGCGCCGCTGGACGACGCCGGCCGCGCCGCGGTGCTGCGCGAGCGCGCCCAGCGCCGCGGCCTGGTGCTGGAAGACGCGGCGATCGACTGGCTGCTGACCCATGCCGGCCGCGACCTGGCCGGCCTGATCGGCCTGCTGGAACGCCTGGACCGCGAATCGCTGGCGGCGCAGCGACGGGTGACGGTGCCGTTTTTGCGTAGGGTGCTGGAGGGGCTGGGAATCGGGAGTGGGGAATTGGGAGTGGGGAAAAGCTGA
- the murU gene encoding N-acetylmuramate alpha-1-phosphate uridylyltransferase MurU: MKALIFAAGLGERMRPLTTHTPKPLLTVGGTPLIVWHLRKLAALGVREVVINTSWLAEQFPQTLGDGGAFGLRIAYSYEGATPLETGGGMLHALPLLGEAPFLLVNGDIWTDFDFARLAPEPPGLAQLVLVDPPAYAAHGDFALQDDGRVHNTGAPLLTYAGIGMYRPALLRDWQTIAAPAPTAPGTPPRFSVVPLLRAQAEQGQLHGLRHRGRWTDVGTPQRLAELELGMGNRESGMGKS, encoded by the coding sequence ATGAAGGCGCTGATCTTCGCCGCCGGCCTCGGCGAGCGCATGCGGCCGCTGACCACGCACACGCCCAAGCCGCTGCTGACGGTGGGCGGCACGCCGCTGATCGTCTGGCATCTGCGCAAGCTCGCCGCGCTGGGTGTGCGCGAGGTGGTGATCAACACCTCCTGGCTGGCCGAGCAGTTCCCGCAGACGCTCGGCGACGGCGGCGCGTTCGGGCTGCGCATCGCCTATTCCTACGAAGGCGCCACGCCGCTGGAAACCGGCGGCGGCATGCTGCACGCGCTGCCGCTGCTCGGCGAGGCGCCGTTCCTGCTGGTCAACGGCGACATCTGGACCGACTTCGATTTCGCCCGGCTGGCGCCCGAGCCGCCCGGCCTGGCGCAACTGGTCCTGGTGGACCCGCCGGCCTATGCCGCACATGGCGATTTCGCCCTGCAGGACGACGGGCGCGTGCACAACACCGGCGCACCGCTGCTGACCTATGCCGGCATCGGCATGTACCGCCCCGCCCTGCTGCGCGACTGGCAGACCATCGCCGCCCCGGCGCCCACCGCGCCCGGCACGCCGCCGCGCTTCTCGGTGGTGCCGCTGCTGCGCGCGCAGGCCGAGCAGGGCCAACTCCATGGCCTGCGGCATCGTGGGCGCTGGACGGATGTGGGGACGCCGCAGCGGTTGGCGGAATTGGAGCTGGGAATGGGGAATCGGGAGTCGGGAATGGGGAAAAGCTGA